A genomic segment from Acipenser ruthenus chromosome 5, fAciRut3.2 maternal haplotype, whole genome shotgun sequence encodes:
- the ndufaf4 gene encoding NADH dehydrogenase [ubiquinone] 1 alpha subcomplex assembly factor 4, which yields MGARVSRVFRNFNLENRVHREIGKPKPSAAPRHPSTKDFVDKMSKHPEINETIHQKDEPLAILLRTVYVNSVGPLQQDLKQKDVPALMEEERRLPKSSLQGNPFGFSDVQNVPKGKLSIVEALTVLNNHKRSPKTWTAEKLAQEYCLDLQHTKALLEFFIPFEVKIIPPKSEDKKRIKAT from the exons ATGGGGGCCCGTGTTTCACGCGTGTTTAGAAATTTTAACTTGGAAAACCGTGTTCATAGAGAAATCGGTAAACCTAAACCATCAGCAGCCCCTCGACACCCCTCAACCAAGGACTTCGTTGACAAAATGTCAAAAC ATCCAGAAATTAATGAAACTATTCATCAGAAAGATGAACCACTTGCGATATTACTAAGGACGGTTTATGTAAACTCAGTAGGCCCACTTCAACAG GACTTGAAGCAAAAGGACGTACCAGCTCTGATGGAAGAAGAGCGCAGGCTTCCAAAATCTAGCTTGCAGGGTAACCCTTTTGGCTTTTCGGACGTTCAGAATGTCCCAAAAGGCAAACTTTCTATCGTTGAGGCTCTGACAGTCCTCAACAATCACAAACGCTCCCCCAAAACATGGACTGCTGAAAAACTAGCCCAGGAGTACTGCTTAGACCTGCAGCACACCAAGGCACTTTTAGAATTCTTCATCCCCTTTGAAGTTAAAATCATACCACCTAAATCAGAGGACAAGAAAAGAATAAAGGCCACATAG